In a genomic window of bacterium:
- a CDS encoding diguanylate cyclase — translation METTETRILLIEDNPGDALLLQAAIRAKEAPQYHLERAGRLGEGLARIGRGDLDLVLLDLQLPDSSGLETLRSVVRSGPHVPIVVLTGTDDQETAMQAMREGAQDFLLKDDLNGQVLKRSIHYAIERYNLLKRIQEDEERYFLVSEGSRDGLWDWDLVKGEVYFSARWKMMLGHSEEEIGKDPQEWLGRIHPADLDRVRHELSEHLAGKSDHFSTEHRLRHRDGNYLWVLCRGSAIFEQDGKAHRIAGSFTDITHHRNMEQRLALRAFYDPLTGLPNRSLFMEALGRAFERSQQEPKPLFAVLFVDLDGFKAVNDRLGHAAGDELLVILAQRLRSCVRPSDIVTRLAGDEFTVLLEGLEDHEEGIQVARRILDALRFPFHLKEGEAGATVSIGVAFSDCGRGTSESLLKAADEAMYRAKVGGKARFTVFGKA, via the coding sequence ATGGAAACGACAGAGACCCGGATCTTATTGATCGAGGACAACCCCGGGGACGCCCTCCTGCTGCAGGCGGCCATCCGGGCGAAGGAAGCCCCGCAATACCACCTGGAGAGGGCGGGGCGGTTGGGGGAAGGACTGGCCCGCATCGGCCGGGGCGACCTGGACCTGGTGCTTTTGGATCTCCAACTTCCCGACTCCTCCGGCTTGGAGACGCTCCGCAGCGTGGTGCGATCGGGGCCCCATGTGCCGATCGTCGTGCTGACCGGCACGGACGACCAGGAAACGGCCATGCAGGCCATGCGGGAGGGCGCCCAGGATTTCCTCCTGAAGGACGACCTGAACGGACAGGTCCTCAAGCGCTCCATCCATTACGCCATCGAACGCTACAACCTGCTCAAACGGATCCAGGAGGATGAGGAAAGGTATTTCCTCGTGTCCGAGGGATCCCGGGACGGGCTTTGGGACTGGGACCTGGTGAAGGGCGAGGTCTATTTTTCGGCGCGCTGGAAGATGATGCTGGGCCATTCGGAGGAGGAGATCGGCAAGGATCCCCAGGAATGGCTCGGACGGATCCATCCCGCCGACCTGGACCGGGTGCGCCACGAGCTTTCGGAGCACTTGGCGGGCAAGAGCGACCATTTCTCCACCGAGCACCGTTTGAGGCACCGGGACGGGAATTACCTGTGGGTCCTCTGCCGGGGCTCGGCCATTTTCGAGCAGGACGGCAAGGCCCACCGGATCGCCGGTTCCTTCACCGACATCACCCACCACCGGAACATGGAGCAACGGCTGGCCCTGCGGGCCTTTTACGATCCTCTCACGGGCCTGCCGAACCGGTCGCTCTTCATGGAAGCCCTCGGACGGGCTTTCGAACGGTCCCAGCAGGAACCCAAGCCGCTCTTCGCGGTCCTTTTCGTGGACCTGGACGGGTTCAAGGCGGTCAACGACCGCCTGGGCCATGCCGCGGGGGACGAATTGCTGGTGATCCTGGCCCAGAGGCTCCGTTCCTGCGTGCGGCCCAGCGACATCGTGACAAGGTTGGCGGGGGACGAATTCACCGTCCTTTTGGAGGGGTTGGAGGACCATGAGGAGGGGATCCAAGTGGCCCGCCGCATCCTGGACGCACTGCGGTTCCCCTTCCATTTGAAGGAGGGGGAGGCCGGCGCCACGGTCAGCATCGGGGTGGCCTTCTCCGATTGTGGCCGGGGAACTTCCGAGTCCCTCTTGAAGGCCGCCGATGAGGCCATGTACCGTGCCAAGGTCGGAGGCAAGGCCCGGTTCACCGTATTCGGGAAGGCCTGA